The proteins below come from a single Anaerobranca gottschalkii DSM 13577 genomic window:
- a CDS encoding TIGR03960 family B12-binding radical SAM protein, protein MQHNLYKEILHKVEKPSRYTGNEWNIIKKDLDKVDVSMLLAFPDVYEVAMSHLGFKILYHIVNSREEFAAERVNAPWLDFEEQLRENDLPLCSLESQQPINKFDVIGFTLQYEMSYTNILNILDLGKIPVLADERTDKDPIIVAGGPCAFNPEPLYNIIDVFIIGEGEEVILEFLDAVRKWKKRGGSKEELFQELVQIPGIYIPKFYEVKYDESGKYLGTFPISEKYPKVITKRYIKDISMADFPKSMLVPFMEIVHDRIMLEICRGCSRGCRFCQAGMLYRPVREKNLQSLIEQAEHLVKSTGYGEISLSSLSSADYSEIQRLTKELLDKYKDQSISVSLPSLRVDSFSIELAQMVQQVRKTGLTFAPEAGTQRLRDVINKNVTEENLIKAVEDAFKAGWNRVKLYFMIGLPTETYEDLDGIVDLANKVVKAYKQHGKNLSRFSVTVSTSSFVPKPHTPFQWFPQLSKEELINRQNYLKEKLRSKYINYNWHEVDISYLEGVFAKGDRQLSHVLYRAWQKGCKMDGWNDHFKLEKWMEAFEESGINPDNYVYGEINLDSPLPWDHISSGVNKKYLAMEYKKALEGKLTEDCSFSACGGCGVCHNLHYDIQKVRRGSNV, encoded by the coding sequence ATGCAGCACAACCTTTATAAAGAAATATTACATAAAGTAGAAAAACCATCAAGATACACAGGTAATGAGTGGAATATTATCAAAAAAGATCTGGATAAAGTTGATGTCTCTATGTTATTAGCCTTTCCAGATGTATATGAAGTTGCTATGTCCCACTTAGGTTTTAAAATTTTATACCACATTGTAAATTCCAGGGAAGAATTTGCTGCAGAAAGGGTAAATGCCCCTTGGTTAGACTTTGAGGAACAATTAAGGGAAAATGATCTACCCTTATGTTCTTTAGAAAGTCAGCAACCAATAAATAAATTTGATGTTATAGGATTTACCTTACAATATGAAATGAGTTATACTAATATTTTAAATATCCTTGATTTAGGGAAAATCCCAGTATTAGCTGACGAAAGAACTGATAAAGACCCTATTATTGTAGCAGGAGGTCCTTGTGCCTTTAACCCTGAACCATTATATAACATTATTGATGTATTTATTATTGGAGAAGGAGAAGAAGTAATACTTGAATTTTTAGATGCAGTTAGAAAGTGGAAGAAAAGAGGGGGCAGTAAAGAAGAACTTTTTCAGGAGTTAGTCCAGATACCTGGAATATATATTCCTAAATTTTATGAAGTGAAGTACGATGAATCAGGGAAGTATCTAGGGACTTTTCCTATTTCAGAGAAGTACCCTAAAGTAATTACTAAACGATACATTAAAGATATATCTATGGCTGATTTTCCTAAAAGCATGCTAGTTCCATTTATGGAAATAGTACACGACAGGATTATGCTGGAAATATGTAGAGGTTGTAGTAGAGGTTGTAGATTTTGTCAGGCAGGAATGTTATATAGACCTGTACGGGAAAAAAATTTACAATCACTAATTGAACAAGCAGAACATTTAGTAAAAAGTACAGGATATGGAGAAATATCTTTAAGTTCTTTAAGTAGTGCAGATTATTCTGAAATTCAAAGGTTGACTAAAGAATTATTAGATAAGTATAAAGACCAAAGTATTAGTGTATCTTTACCTTCTTTAAGGGTAGATTCATTTTCTATTGAATTAGCTCAAATGGTTCAACAGGTCCGAAAAACTGGATTAACCTTTGCGCCGGAAGCTGGGACCCAAAGATTAAGGGATGTAATCAATAAAAATGTGACAGAAGAAAATCTCATTAAAGCTGTGGAAGATGCTTTTAAAGCTGGATGGAATAGAGTAAAGTTGTATTTTATGATTGGGTTACCTACAGAAACATATGAAGATTTAGATGGAATTGTAGACTTAGCAAATAAAGTAGTAAAAGCTTATAAACAACACGGAAAAAATCTTAGTCGTTTTTCAGTAACTGTAAGTACATCTTCCTTTGTACCTAAGCCCCATACTCCTTTTCAATGGTTTCCTCAATTAAGTAAAGAGGAGTTAATTAATAGACAAAACTATTTAAAAGAGAAACTGCGTTCTAAATATATAAATTATAATTGGCATGAAGTAGATATCAGTTATCTGGAAGGAGTTTTTGCTAAAGGGGATAGACAATTAAGTCATGTTTTATATAGAGCTTGGCAAAAGGGATGTAAAATGGATGGCTGGAATGATCATTTTAAACTTGAAAAGTGGATGGAAGCATTTGAAGAATCAGGGATAAATCCAGATAACTATGTTTATGGAGAAATTAATTTAGATTCTCCTTTACCATGGGACCATATATCTTCAGGTGTAAATAAAAAATATTTGGCAATGGAATATAAAAAGGCATTGGAAGGTAAGTTGACTGAAGATTGTTCTTTTAGTGCCTGTGGTGGTTGTGGAGTATGCCATAATTTACACTATGATATACAAAAAGTAAGGAGAGGTTCTAATGTATAA
- a CDS encoding TIGR03936 family radical SAM-associated protein: MYKYWIKYQKGEEVRFISHLDLLRAFERTSRRAGVPIAYSQGYNPHPKLSFATPLSVGIVSYGDYLEIELTKDLETDEIINKMNANLPQGIKLLDGKKLTKKVPTLGALVEAAEYKVKVKSLELEGKIKELLNSENIYIQRTSKKGIKMVDILPLILKLEYKDDVLSMLLTTSSTANVKPKEVLSILNIDNPNIDKIETYCSKGDKLVTPLQWLN; encoded by the coding sequence ATGTATAAATACTGGATTAAATATCAAAAAGGTGAAGAAGTTCGCTTTATATCCCATTTAGACCTTTTACGGGCTTTTGAAAGAACCTCTAGAAGAGCTGGCGTACCAATAGCTTATTCTCAGGGATATAATCCCCATCCTAAATTAAGTTTTGCTACTCCCTTATCTGTAGGAATAGTATCCTACGGGGATTATTTGGAAATAGAGTTGACAAAAGACCTAGAAACAGATGAGATAATTAATAAAATGAATGCTAATCTTCCTCAAGGAATCAAGCTTTTAGATGGGAAAAAACTAACTAAAAAGGTTCCAACATTAGGGGCATTGGTAGAAGCGGCAGAGTATAAAGTAAAGGTTAAATCATTAGAATTAGAAGGGAAAATCAAAGAACTTTTAAATAGTGAAAATATCTATATCCAAAGAACTAGTAAAAAAGGAATTAAAATGGTAGATATATTGCCATTAATTTTAAAACTAGAATATAAAGATGATGTACTTTCTATGTTATTGACTACAAGTAGCACCGCTAACGTAAAACCTAAGGAAGTTTTATCAATCTTAAATATAGATAATCCTAATATTGATAAAATAGAGACATATTGTTCTAAGGGGGATAAATTAGTTACACCTTTACAATGGTTAAATTAG
- a CDS encoding Rne/Rng family ribonuclease produces the protein MKKEIIISYKTNNTRVALLEEGQLVEFYTEGETNTRSVGNIYKGIVQDILPGMQAAFVNIGFSKNAFLYVGDLVTNGEEHQQPIEKLLKKGQEIMVQISKEGVGGKGPRVTCQLTIPGRYLVLMPFNNYIGISRRIEDEGERERLKEVAEEIKDPNMGLIVRTVAQYIDKEELENDLNYLFGLWNNTLENYQNYPSPALIYNDVDLVERALRDLFDNQVDGLYIDDHEQYRKIVNILKRKAGHSHLLNKVRLYQSKSPIFHAFGIEKDLEKAFQRKIWLKNGSYLIIDQLEALTVIDVNTGKFVGTNNLADTVLQTNLEAVKEICRQIRLRDVSGIIIIDFIDMFREEDKELVLKYLEAEMKKDQTKGQILGITKLGLVEITRKKVRKGIYNSLQQVCPTCHGIGKTMTKSALKMFLEDKIRNYVYANQSKQFEVKVNPVMVEELTKTLDIFQQELGVKLIIKSVENVEANYLEIEST, from the coding sequence TTGAAAAAGGAAATTATTATTAGCTACAAAACTAATAATACTAGGGTGGCGTTATTAGAAGAAGGTCAACTGGTAGAATTTTATACAGAGGGAGAAACCAATACTAGAAGTGTAGGGAACATATATAAAGGAATAGTCCAGGATATATTGCCGGGAATGCAAGCGGCTTTTGTAAACATCGGTTTTAGTAAAAATGCATTTTTATATGTTGGTGATTTGGTTACTAATGGAGAAGAACATCAACAACCTATAGAAAAACTCCTTAAAAAAGGCCAAGAAATAATGGTACAAATCTCCAAAGAAGGAGTGGGTGGTAAAGGTCCTAGGGTAACTTGTCAACTGACAATACCGGGAAGATATTTAGTCCTCATGCCCTTTAACAATTATATAGGTATTTCTAGAAGAATTGAGGATGAAGGGGAGCGAGAACGGCTAAAGGAAGTAGCTGAAGAAATTAAAGATCCCAATATGGGTTTAATTGTCCGTACAGTAGCTCAATATATCGATAAAGAGGAATTAGAGAACGATTTAAATTATCTATTTGGTCTTTGGAATAATACTTTAGAAAACTATCAAAACTATCCAAGTCCAGCCTTAATTTATAATGATGTGGATTTAGTTGAAAGGGCTTTGAGGGACCTTTTTGATAATCAGGTTGATGGTTTATATATAGATGATCATGAGCAATATCGTAAAATAGTTAATATATTAAAGAGAAAAGCTGGGCATAGTCATTTATTAAATAAAGTTAGATTATATCAATCAAAGAGTCCGATATTTCATGCCTTCGGGATAGAAAAAGATTTAGAAAAAGCCTTTCAACGGAAAATTTGGTTAAAAAATGGTTCATATCTTATAATTGATCAATTAGAAGCATTAACTGTCATAGATGTTAATACTGGAAAATTTGTTGGCACTAATAATTTAGCTGATACGGTACTACAAACTAATTTAGAAGCAGTAAAAGAAATTTGCAGGCAAATTAGATTAAGGGATGTTAGTGGAATTATAATTATTGATTTTATTGATATGTTTAGGGAAGAAGATAAAGAATTAGTTTTAAAATATTTAGAAGCTGAAATGAAAAAAGATCAAACAAAGGGGCAAATCTTAGGAATAACAAAATTAGGTTTAGTAGAAATAACCAGGAAAAAAGTAAGGAAGGGAATATATAATTCTCTACAGCAAGTTTGCCCAACATGTCATGGTATAGGTAAAACTATGACTAAATCAGCTTTAAAGATGTTTTTAGAAGATAAAATAAGAAATTATGTATATGCAAATCAGAGTAAACAATTTGAAGTAAAAGTAAATCCTGTAATGGTAGAAGAATTAACAAAGACATTAGACATCTTTCAGCAGGAACTAGGAGTAAAATTGATTATTAAATCTGTTGAAAATGTAGAGGCTAATTATTTAGAAATTGAAAGTACCTAA
- the rplU gene encoding 50S ribosomal protein L21, producing MYAIIKTGGKQYKVSEGDVIKVEKLDANIDEIVEINDVLAISNGTELTVGKPVVEGAKVQLKVLEHDKAKKIIVFKYKPKKNYRRKTGHRQPFTKVVVEKIIN from the coding sequence ATGTACGCTATAATTAAGACAGGTGGAAAACAGTACAAAGTTTCTGAAGGAGATGTAATTAAAGTAGAAAAGCTAGATGCTAACATCGATGAAATTGTTGAAATCAATGATGTTCTAGCTATTTCTAACGGAACAGAACTTACTGTTGGTAAACCAGTAGTAGAAGGTGCTAAAGTTCAACTTAAGGTACTAGAACACGATAAAGCTAAGAAAATTATCGTATTCAAGTACAAACCTAAAAAGAACTATCGCCGTAAAACTGGTCACCGTCAACCATTTACAAAAGTAGTTGTAGAAAAAATTATTAACTAA
- a CDS encoding ribosomal-processing cysteine protease Prp, whose product MKLKKQKECYLGYEITGHSNYSQHGEDIVCAAISALAQTTLLAIKELVTEDLTYDISSGYLKVTYPENLTEKQRADINLLTESMFLGLREIEKQYGKYLKVSIISI is encoded by the coding sequence GTGAAGTTAAAAAAACAAAAAGAATGTTATCTAGGTTACGAAATTACTGGGCATAGTAATTATTCCCAGCATGGAGAAGATATAGTGTGTGCAGCAATTTCAGCATTAGCACAGACGACTCTTCTAGCAATAAAAGAATTAGTAACAGAAGATTTAACCTATGATATTAGTTCAGGGTATTTAAAAGTCACATACCCTGAAAATCTTACAGAAAAACAACGGGCAGATATAAATTTATTAACAGAATCTATGTTCTTAGGATTAAGGGAAATAGAAAAACAGTATGGAAAATATTTGAAAGTTTCTATTATCTCTATTTAA
- the rpmA gene encoding 50S ribosomal protein L27: MLRFDLQLFASKKGVGSSKNGRDSHSKRLGVKRQSGQFVTAGSILVRQRGTKFHPGKNVGIGGDDTLFAKIDGIVAFENKGKNKKQVSIYAVEEQAANA; the protein is encoded by the coding sequence ATGCTAAGATTTGACCTTCAACTATTTGCATCTAAAAAAGGTGTTGGTAGTTCTAAAAACGGTAGGGATAGTCACTCTAAGAGGCTTGGAGTAAAAAGACAATCTGGTCAATTCGTTACCGCTGGATCAATATTAGTACGCCAAAGGGGTACTAAGTTTCACCCTGGTAAAAATGTTGGTATTGGTGGCGATGATACTTTATTTGCCAAAATAGATGGTATCGTAGCCTTTGAGAATAAAGGAAAAAACAAAAAACAAGTTTCTATATATGCTGTAGAAGAGCAAGCAGCTAATGCTTAA
- a CDS encoding Spo0B domain-containing protein: MLFLMLLSIIFILLNLYLFTYLFVTRKINSIFRHDLYNDLQLIDGFLMLDKRDKCKEYLNNAYEKKDLYAKLERTNLLIKISYLLLYYKLHKITSNFRIYLNQNISTNMFFSVKFVKTIFKIYNYLKSKDHHYTKVNDDIITFTIEIEKDCIEILTPNSGISFPL; this comes from the coding sequence ATGCTTTTTCTAATGCTTTTATCAATAATATTTATTTTGTTAAATTTATATTTGTTTACTTATCTTTTTGTTACGAGAAAGATAAACTCAATTTTTCGCCATGATTTATATAATGATTTACAACTTATAGATGGTTTTTTAATGTTAGATAAAAGGGATAAATGTAAAGAATACCTAAATAATGCTTATGAGAAAAAAGACTTATATGCTAAATTGGAACGAACAAATCTATTAATTAAAATATCTTATTTATTATTATATTATAAGCTTCATAAAATAACTTCTAATTTCCGTATTTATTTAAATCAAAATATCAGTACAAATATGTTTTTTTCCGTCAAATTTGTAAAAACTATCTTTAAGATATATAATTATTTAAAATCTAAAGATCATCATTATACTAAAGTTAATGATGATATTATTACATTTACCATTGAAATAGAAAAAGACTGTATAGAAATTTTGACTCCTAATTCAGGAATAAGTTTTCCTTTATAG
- the obgE gene encoding GTPase ObgE, with protein sequence MFIDKVKIYIKAGDGGDGAATFRREKYVDMGGPDGGDGGDGGSVIFVADPNINTLLDYKYKKHHKAQSGGKGQKKNRHGKNGENLYLKVPVGTVIREAETLGVIADLTEPGQEVVVAKGGRGGRGNARFATSTRQAPKIAEMGEQGEELEVILELKVLADVGLVGFPNVGKSTLLSVVTSAQPKIGNYHFTTLHPNLGVVKVKDKSFVLADIPGLIEGAHQGAGLGLQFLRHIERTRMLVHVIDISGSEQRDPYKDFVTINNELLQYNERFALLPQVIAANKIDLVEDVEKTLNEFREKIGDKYKVFPISAATKEGVEELFNYLAAQLDVIPKVQLFKAEDFKIYKPKEEEEFTITKDGDIFVIEGKKVEKLLRMTNFDNYDSLLRFQRALKKSGIEDALRQKGVKEGDTVRILNLEFEVKW encoded by the coding sequence ATGTTTATAGATAAAGTGAAGATCTATATTAAAGCAGGGGATGGTGGTGATGGAGCTGCCACTTTCCGTAGAGAAAAATATGTAGATATGGGTGGTCCAGATGGTGGTGATGGTGGAGATGGCGGCAGTGTAATTTTTGTAGCTGATCCCAATATCAACACATTACTTGATTATAAATATAAGAAACACCACAAAGCCCAGTCAGGGGGTAAAGGCCAAAAGAAAAATAGACATGGAAAAAACGGTGAAAATCTCTATCTTAAAGTTCCTGTTGGTACTGTCATAAGGGAAGCAGAAACTTTAGGAGTTATTGCTGACTTAACGGAACCAGGTCAAGAAGTAGTTGTGGCAAAAGGAGGAAGGGGTGGTAGAGGTAATGCCCGCTTTGCCACTTCTACCCGTCAAGCACCTAAAATTGCAGAAATGGGAGAACAAGGTGAAGAATTAGAAGTAATTTTAGAATTAAAAGTTTTAGCAGATGTAGGTCTTGTCGGTTTTCCAAATGTAGGGAAGTCCACATTGTTATCAGTAGTAACTTCCGCTCAGCCTAAAATTGGCAATTATCATTTCACAACTCTCCATCCTAATTTAGGTGTTGTTAAAGTTAAAGACAAATCCTTTGTTTTAGCTGATATCCCTGGTTTAATTGAAGGTGCCCATCAAGGAGCAGGACTAGGTTTACAGTTTTTAAGGCATATAGAAAGAACTAGAATGTTAGTCCATGTTATTGATATATCAGGTTCTGAACAAAGGGATCCTTATAAGGATTTTGTAACCATAAATAATGAATTACTCCAATATAATGAAAGGTTTGCTTTACTTCCTCAAGTTATTGCTGCAAATAAAATAGATTTAGTGGAAGATGTAGAAAAAACTTTAAATGAATTTAGAGAAAAGATAGGTGATAAATATAAAGTATTTCCTATATCTGCTGCAACTAAAGAAGGTGTTGAAGAGTTATTTAATTATTTAGCGGCACAATTAGATGTTATTCCTAAAGTACAACTATTTAAAGCTGAAGACTTTAAAATTTATAAACCAAAAGAAGAAGAGGAATTTACAATTACTAAAGATGGTGATATATTTGTTATAGAAGGAAAAAAAGTAGAAAAGCTCCTTCGAATGACCAATTTTGATAATTATGATAGTCTATTAAGATTTCAAAGAGCTTTAAAGAAATCAGGTATTGAAGATGCACTACGTCAAAAGGGGGTAAAAGAGGGGGATACAGTAAGGATACTTAATTTAGAGTTTGAAGTTAAATGGTAG
- the yhbY gene encoding ribosome assembly RNA-binding protein YhbY translates to MLSSKQRRYLKSLANTIDPIFQVGKNDITENLIKQLNDALEARELIKVKILKNSILEKEDAAEEISKLTNSEVVQILGSIITLYRPSKKNKIELPK, encoded by the coding sequence ATGTTATCTAGTAAACAAAGGAGATACTTAAAAAGTTTAGCAAATACTATAGATCCAATATTTCAAGTTGGTAAAAATGATATAACAGAAAATTTAATTAAACAATTAAATGATGCTTTAGAGGCTAGGGAATTAATAAAAGTTAAAATATTAAAAAATAGTATTTTAGAAAAAGAAGATGCAGCAGAGGAAATTTCTAAACTTACTAATAGTGAAGTAGTTCAAATTCTCGGTTCAATAATTACTTTATATAGACCATCTAAAAAAAATAAAATAGAATTGCCAAAGTAG
- the nadD gene encoding nicotinate-nucleotide adenylyltransferase, with translation MDKIFIFGGSFDPIHLGHLILAQICGQRLKARVVFLPTGNPPHKIITTPVKHRLEMLKLAIKDNENFEICTYEVEKQGVSYTFETLAYLKEFYNKDIYFFVGGDSLLDIHKWKEPEKILDLCTLVYAKRKGFEIDVYNHLKAHGLNPNRVKEIDTPIIEISSTDIRLEVKRGNSIKYLVPDAVEKYIYLHSLYK, from the coding sequence ATGGATAAAATCTTTATTTTTGGTGGCTCTTTTGATCCCATTCATTTGGGACATTTAATCTTAGCTCAGATTTGTGGACAAAGGTTAAAGGCAAGGGTGGTTTTTCTACCTACAGGGAATCCACCCCATAAAATTATTACTACACCAGTAAAACATAGGTTAGAAATGCTTAAATTGGCCATTAAAGATAATGAAAATTTTGAAATTTGCACCTATGAAGTAGAAAAACAAGGAGTAAGTTATACCTTTGAAACCTTAGCTTATTTAAAGGAATTTTATAATAAAGATATCTATTTTTTCGTAGGTGGAGATTCCCTTTTAGATATCCATAAATGGAAAGAACCTGAAAAAATATTAGACCTTTGTACTTTGGTTTATGCAAAACGAAAGGGTTTTGAAATTGATGTCTACAATCACTTAAAAGCCCATGGTTTAAACCCTAACAGAGTAAAGGAAATAGATACACCGATAATTGAAATTTCCTCAACAGATATTCGTCTAGAAGTAAAGAGGGGGAATAGCATCAAATACTTGGTACCCGATGCAGTGGAGAAATATATTTATCTCCATAGTTTATATAAGTAA
- a CDS encoding LCP family protein translates to MSYRSRNQRFGKKKKGKFKGFLKLTLLFTLVVFIIFIYRAVNLITVLQGKEGYFQRKAQNLETYLIAFTTTNEETKEENLQTVFILSVDKEGAAYFLDIPSNTRVDSNMEKVLLSDLYTQKGVQGLLGGIENLLDGNLSINNYLVIKEDGLLNLVDKLRGLTIADLPKNYILGNITYYTGYNRNFDRTRVQHFFSFIEENNRGSYIERQIIVLQNLFDQYFKFGKAVSLVSGISSLDSSFITDMTIRDLAWFRNMLDDVISRESYTMTVPGKTERLLDEKVWIVNTESLNSVINNIKFGQPIVDKTSINLEVLNGNGKSGIAGRYARIIETLGYTNISTGNADNYNYPKTIIRYPQGYRFLAEEIAIKLNIEGDFIEDDISNKIIVIIGKDLD, encoded by the coding sequence ATGAGTTATAGATCAAGGAACCAAAGATTTGGTAAAAAGAAAAAGGGAAAATTTAAAGGGTTTTTGAAGTTAACTTTACTTTTTACTTTAGTGGTATTTATAATATTTATCTATCGGGCAGTTAATTTAATAACAGTGCTGCAAGGTAAAGAAGGTTATTTTCAAAGGAAAGCTCAAAATTTAGAGACATATTTAATAGCATTTACAACAACAAATGAAGAAACAAAGGAAGAAAATTTGCAGACTGTTTTTATTTTATCAGTTGATAAAGAAGGGGCAGCATATTTTTTAGATATACCTAGTAATACTAGGGTAGATAGTAATATGGAAAAAGTATTATTATCAGATTTATATACCCAAAAAGGGGTACAAGGGCTATTAGGGGGTATAGAAAACTTATTAGACGGGAACTTAAGTATCAATAATTATTTGGTAATTAAAGAAGATGGTTTATTGAATTTAGTTGATAAATTAAGAGGGTTAACTATAGCAGATTTGCCTAAAAATTATATATTAGGTAATATAACATATTATACCGGTTACAACCGAAATTTTGATAGAACTCGGGTACAGCATTTTTTTAGTTTTATTGAAGAAAATAATAGGGGATCATATATTGAAAGACAAATAATAGTTCTTCAAAACTTATTTGATCAATATTTTAAATTTGGAAAAGCTGTAAGTCTAGTATCGGGGATTTCTTCCCTAGATAGTAGTTTTATCACTGACATGACTATTAGAGATCTAGCTTGGTTTAGAAATATGTTAGATGATGTTATTTCTAGGGAAAGTTATACTATGACTGTACCAGGAAAAACTGAAAGACTACTAGATGAAAAAGTTTGGATTGTTAACACAGAAAGTTTAAACTCAGTTATTAATAATATTAAATTTGGTCAACCTATTGTCGATAAAACTTCTATTAATTTGGAAGTCTTAAATGGTAATGGTAAAAGTGGTATAGCAGGAAGATATGCAAGAATTATTGAAACTTTAGGTTATACTAATATTAGTACTGGCAATGCAGATAATTACAATTATCCAAAAACAATTATTCGTTATCCCCAAGGATACAGATTTTTGGCAGAAGAAATTGCTATAAAGCTAAATATTGAAGGTGATTTTATTGAAGATGATATAAGTAATAAAATTATAGTAATCATAGGAAAAGATTTAGATTGA
- the rsfS gene encoding ribosome silencing factor: MEILQLTQTIAKAIDDKKGEDIKILDLQGLTEIADFFVIASGNTQSHLKSICDFIDEKTKEKGINPISTQGYDEAIWIVMDYGDIVVHLFNPESREYYQLEKFWRNAKNIELMSS; this comes from the coding sequence TTGGAAATTTTACAATTAACTCAAACCATAGCCAAAGCAATTGATGATAAAAAAGGTGAAGATATTAAAATTTTAGATCTTCAGGGTTTAACAGAGATTGCTGATTTTTTTGTTATTGCTAGTGGTAATACTCAATCACATCTAAAAAGTATTTGTGATTTTATTGATGAAAAAACAAAGGAAAAGGGGATTAACCCTATTAGTACTCAAGGTTATGATGAAGCTATTTGGATTGTAATGGATTATGGTGATATAGTAGTACATCTTTTTAACCCAGAAAGTAGGGAATATTATCAGTTAGAAAAATTTTGGAGAAATGCTAAAAATATAGAATTAATGTCTTCTTAA
- a CDS encoding Crp/Fnr family transcriptional regulator, with the protein MNIDIVKNLDLFQNADEKTLETIANLLKIKNYPKGSHIFLEDQKAFGVCFLIEGAIKLLKSDSFGKEHILKMVPEGSVFGEIVLFLGGNYPATALAVKDSKVAILYNEELEKQIANNPLLAINLIKIISTRLRIAQDKIKELALLDTKRRLYNLILKWAEAKCYGCTGCIKCTKCTNDKIIIDMKLTQQEIAELIGTTRETVTRTLKELKDKGIIELKKGKIILLALDRLKNLCIDII; encoded by the coding sequence ATGAATATAGATATAGTTAAAAACTTAGATCTTTTCCAAAATGCCGATGAAAAAACTTTAGAAACAATAGCAAATTTATTAAAGATAAAAAACTATCCAAAAGGAAGCCATATTTTTTTAGAAGATCAAAAGGCTTTCGGAGTTTGTTTTTTAATTGAAGGTGCAATAAAGCTTTTAAAATCAGACTCTTTTGGAAAAGAGCATATATTAAAAATGGTTCCAGAAGGTTCTGTTTTTGGCGAAATTGTCTTATTTTTAGGTGGTAATTATCCTGCCACAGCCTTGGCAGTTAAAGATAGTAAGGTTGCCATTTTATATAATGAAGAGCTAGAAAAACAAATAGCTAATAATCCTTTGTTAGCGATAAATTTAATTAAGATAATTTCTACCCGTTTGCGAATAGCTCAAGATAAAATAAAAGAATTAGCTCTTTTAGATACAAAAAGACGCTTATATAATTTAATTTTAAAATGGGCTGAAGCAAAATGTTACGGTTGTACCGGGTGTATAAAATGTACAAAGTGTACTAACGATAAAATTATTATAGATATGAAATTAACCCAACAAGAAATAGCTGAATTAATTGGTACTACTAGGGAAACAGTAACTAGAACATTAAAAGAATTAAAAGATAAAGGAATTATTGAATTAAAAAAAGGAAAAATTATTTTGTTAGCTTTGGATAGGTTGAAAAACCTATGCATTGATATAATATAA
- a CDS encoding DUF1858 domain-containing protein has product MITKEMTIREVLQKDPRTADVFMKYGMHCLGCPSATGESVAQAAMVHGIDVEKLIKELNEVIAQ; this is encoded by the coding sequence ATGATTACAAAAGAAATGACTATAAGGGAAGTATTACAAAAGGATCCCAGAACTGCTGATGTATTTATGAAATACGGTATGCATTGCTTAGGATGTCCATCTGCAACAGGTGAAAGTGTTGCTCAAGCAGCCATGGTACATGGTATAGATGTTGAAAAACTAATCAAAGAATTAAATGAAGTAATCGCTCAATAG